The Populus alba chromosome 6, ASM523922v2, whole genome shotgun sequence genome contains a region encoding:
- the LOC118048361 gene encoding uncharacterized protein, with product MDREWGSKPGSGGAASAQNEAIDRRERLRRLALETIDLAKDPYFMRNHLGSYECKLCLTLHNNEGNYLAHTQGKRHQTNLAKRAAREAKDAPALPQPNKRKVNIRKTVKIGRPGYRVTKQFDPETKQRSLLFQIEYPEIEDNTKPRHRFMSSYEQRIEANDKRFQYLLFAAEPYEIISFKVPSTEIDKSTPKFFSHWDPDSKMFTLQLYFKLKPPETNKPQSVAAANGTMPSQPPPPPPLQGLAAGSRPPPPPLPASLPPPPPMGNGPRPMPPGGAPPAPPPPPGGSGAMANFTPGNQVGRPPMLPPQGFPGQQMQGQVMRPPPPPPNMGQ from the exons ATGGATAGAGAATGGGGTTCTAAGCCAGGCAGCGGAGGCGCCGCCTCCGCCCAGAACGAGGCAATCGACCGCCGTGAGCGTCTCAGACGTCTCGCCCTGGAGACAATCGATCTAGCAAAAGATCCCTATTTCATGCGCAACCACCTCGGCAG TTATGAGTGTAAGCTGTGTCTGACTTTGCACAACAATGAAGGAAACTACTTGGCTCACACACAAGGGAAGCGCCATCAGACCAATTTGGCTAAGAGAGCTGCTCGTGAGGCTAAAGATGCGCCTGCCCTTCCTCAGCCTAACAAGCGCAAAGTTAACATTCGCAAGACAG TCAAAATTGGCAGGCCTGGTTACCGGGTGACAAAGCAATTTGATCCAGAGACAAAGCAGAGGTCTCTTCTCTTCCAGATTGAATATCCTGAGATAGAGGACAATACAAAGCCTAGGCATCGATTTATGTCATCATATGAACAG AGAATTGAGGCCAATGATAAGAGGTTTCAATATCTTTTATTTGCAGCGGAACCTTATGAGATCATTTCTTTCAAG GTTCCTAGCACAGAAATTGACAAGTCTACTCCTAAATTCTTCTCACATTGGGATCCAGACTCCAAGATGTTCACA TTgcagttatattttaaattgaagccACCAGAGACAAACAAACCTCAATCTGTTGCTGCAGCCAATGGCACAATGCCTTCTCAACCACCACCACCCCCGCCACTGCAAGGACTAGCCGCAGGATCAAgacccccaccaccaccactgccTGCATCATTACCCCCTCCTCCTCCCATGGGTAATGGCCCTAGGCCTATGCCTCCAGGTGGAGCTCCACCTGCCCCGCCTCCACCTCCTGGTGGCAGTGGTGCAATGGCGAATTTCACACCTGGCAATCAGGTGGGTAGACCTCCAATGCTGCCTCCCCAAGGTTTTCCAGGGCAACAGATGCAGGGCCAGGTTATGCGTCCACCCCCACCACCTCCCAACATGGGACAGTAG
- the LOC118048362 gene encoding phosphatidylinositol 4-phosphate 5-kinase 9, with protein sequence MSGPEVIVGNVERALTCADRTRSVDAISDRDRSSISINGESFCASSENIAFRVGELVLPNGESYSGSLLGNAPEGNGKYVWSDGCVYEGEWRRGMRHGNGKIQWPSGTAYEGEFSGGYIHGAGTYLGSNNLTYKGRWRLNLKHGLGYQVHPNGDIFEGSWIQGSPEGPGKYTWANGNVYHGDMKGGKMTGKGTLTWTNGDSFEGSWLNGMMHGFGVYTWSDGGCYVGTWTRGLKDGKGSFYPTGSRFQAVEEWYLNALRKRGVLPDLRKQNHALIHHASSVNMGNVKVGENQGSRHNSSDKLSKGNLLTLEQSRNKNVSLERRWSLEVYIEKVIGHDSSLDLSEGLGKEFETNTPPILEREYMQGVLISELVLNSSFSSSSRRTKKRQKKLAKEVKRPGEAIIKGHRSYDLMLSLQLGIRYTVGKITPVQRREVRASDFGPRASFWMNFPKDGSQLTPPHQSEDFKWKDYCPMVFRNLREMFKIDSADYMMSICGNDALRELSSPGKSGSIFFLSQDDHFMIKTLRKSEVKVLLKMLPDYHHHVRSYENTLITKFFGLHRIKPSSGQKFRFVVMGNMFCTELRIHRRFDLKGSSLGRSTENVEIEENTTLKDLDLNYCFYLEPSWREALLQQIEIDSKFLEVQHIMDYSLLLGVHYRAPQHLRSSMSYNRSITAEGLGVLAEEDTIEDENYPQGLVLVPRGTGDDSVVVGPHIRGSRLRASSAGDEEVDLLLPGTARLQIQLGVNMPSRAEQIPGEEEKQTFHEAYDVVLYLGIIDILQEYNMSKKIEHAYKSLQFDSLSISAVDPTFYSRRFLEFIQKVFPPNVITS encoded by the exons ATGTCTGGCCCTGAGGTTATTGTTGGTAATGTGGAACGAGCACTGACTTGTGCAGACAGGACGAGGTCTGTTGATGCCATCTCTGACAGAGACCGCTCATCTATATCAATCAATGGTGAATCTTTCTGTGCTTCATCTGAAAATATAGCCTTTAGAGTTGGGGAGCTTGTTCTTCCCAATGGGGAATCATATTCTGGATCATTGCTCGGCAATGCACCTGAGGGGAATGGGAAATATGTATGGTCGGATGGTTGTGTATATGAAGGTGAATGGAGAAGGGGGATGAGGCATGGGAATGGAAAAATTCAGTGGCCTTCTGGAACTGCTTATGAGGGTGAATTTTCAGGTGGATACATACATGGTGCAGGGACCTACTTAGGTTCCAATAACTTGACATATAAAGGAAGATGGCGTTTGAATCTCAAGCATGGATTGGGATACCAGGTTCATCCTAACGGAGATATCTTTGAGGGCTCTTGGATACAAGGAAGTCCAGAGGGTCCAGGCAAGTATACCTGGGCTAATGGGAATGTCTATCATGGGGATATGAAAGGGGGTAAAATGACAGGGAAAGGGACTCTTACATGGACTAATGGGGATTCATTTGAAGGAAGCTGGTTAAATGGTATGATGCATGGATTTGGAGTGTATACATGGAGCGATGGCGGTTGCTATGTTGGAACTTGGACGCGTGGTTTGAAGGATGGAAAAGGATCGTTTTATCCAACAGGGAGCCGGTTTCAAGCTGTAGAAGAATGGTACCTCAATGCTCTAAGAAAAAGAGGGGTGCTTCCAGATCTCAGAAAGCAGAACCACGCACTTATTCATCATGCATCCTCGGTCAATATGGGAAATGTCAAGGTAGGTGAGAACCAGGGATCTCGTCATAATTCATCTGATAAACTATCCAAGGGAAACTTGTTAACTTTGGAGCAGTCTCGAAACAAAAATGTTTCTCTGGAAAGGCGCTGGAGTCTTGAGGTATATATTGAAAAGGTGATAGGCCATGACTCTTCGTTAGATTTATCTGAAGGCTTAGGGAAGGAGTTTGAAACAAACACACCACCAATCTTGGAACGAGAATATATGCAAGGTGTTCTAATTAGTGAACTTGTGTTGAATAGTAGTTTTTCTTCATCATCCAGAAGAACAAAAAAGCGACAGAAGAAACTTGCAAAAGAGGTCAAGAGGCCTGGTGAAGCTATCATTAAAGGGCATAGGAGTTATGATTTGATGCTCAGTTTGCAGCTTGGAATAAG GTATACTGTGGGGAAAATTACACCTGTACAGAGACGAGAAGTTCGTGCTTCAGATTTTGGCCCGAGGGCAAGCTTTTGGATGAATTTTCCGAAAGATGGATCACAATTGACACCTCCTCACCAATCAGAGGACTTTAAATGGAAAGACTACTGCCCAATGGTTTTTAG GAATTTGAGAGAGATGTTCAAGATCGATTCGGCTGACTACATGATGTCCATTTGTGGAAATGATGCTCTTAGAGAACTTTCCTCTCCTGGGAAAAGTGGCAGCATCTTTTTCCTATCTCAGGATGACCACTTCATGATTAAGACACTTCGAAAGTCTGAAGTAAAG GTGCTTCTGAAAATGTTGCCGGACTATCATCATCATGTGAGGTCGTATGAGAATACACTCATAACAAAATTCTTTGGTCTTCACAGGATTAAACCTTCAAGCGGTCAAAAG TTTCGCTTTGTAGTGATGGGAAATATGTTCTGCACAGAATTAAGGATCCATCGACGGTTTGATTTGAAAGGGTCATCTTTAGGACGGTCTACAGAGAATGTTGAGATAGAAGAGAACACAACACTTAAAGATTTGGATCTAAACTACTGCTTCTATTTGGAACCTTCTTGGCGTGAAGCTTTATTACA GCAGATTGAGATTGATAGCAAATTTTTGGAAGTGCAGCACATCATGGATTACAGCCTTTTGCTGGGTGTGCATTATCGAGCCCCACAACACTTACGGTCTTCAATGTCTTACAATCGAAGTATAACTGCTGAAGGATTGGGAGTTCTAGCAGAGGAAG ATACTATAGAGGACGAGAACTACCCACAAGGTCTCGTCTTGGTTCCTCGAGGAACAGGTGATGATAGTGTTGTCGTGGGTCCTCACATTAGGGGTAGCAGATTACGAGCATCATCAGCTGGTGATGAGGAAGTGGATCTCCTCCTTCCCGGCACAGCAAG GCTGCAAATCCAGCTTGGGGTGAACATGCCTTCCAGGGCAGAGCAGATTCCAGGGGAAGAGGAAAAACAGACTTTTCATGAAGCATATGATGTTGTTCTGTACCTAGGCATCATTGATATCTTGCAAGAATACAACATGAGTAAGAAGATTGAGCACGCATACAAATCTCTTCAATTTGATTCCTTGTCTATCTCGGCTGTGGATCCAACTTTCTACTCCAGACGCTTCCTAGAGTTCATTCAAAAGGTTTTCCCTCCTAATGTCATTACAAGTTGA